Proteins encoded in a region of the Deltaproteobacteria bacterium genome:
- a CDS encoding methyltransferase domain-containing protein — MTAEIPGYIHGYSDSEETRLIEQAGLLAPFVFGGLDYSAGGPLLELGCAVGAELKLMHRKWPRLELWGVDRAAGHLERARRYLAPEIAAGQVNLVEADAARLPFGDGRFGRVVTIWLLEHVPEPGRVIVEALRVLKPGGELVLTEVSNESLRFDPPVPEIAAWWDAFNRYQQQGGGDPFIGPKLEGFAKAAGAVDVRSEALRMIDTRRDPGERRKWAVYLQALLLSAAPGMIAAGLVSEADARLVRAAFTRVSSDSSVSFRYDATRLACRRASDFLQIAK; from the coding sequence ATGACAGCTGAGATCCCTGGCTACATTCACGGCTATTCGGACAGCGAGGAGACGCGGCTTATCGAGCAGGCCGGGTTGCTGGCGCCATTTGTGTTCGGCGGCCTGGACTATTCCGCAGGCGGGCCGCTGCTGGAACTGGGGTGTGCTGTGGGTGCGGAGCTGAAGCTGATGCACCGCAAGTGGCCCCGCCTTGAGCTATGGGGTGTGGACCGCGCTGCGGGGCACCTGGAGCGGGCCCGCCGCTATCTCGCGCCGGAAATTGCCGCCGGACAGGTCAATCTGGTGGAGGCTGACGCCGCCCGCCTGCCGTTCGGGGACGGCCGGTTTGGCCGCGTGGTGACGATCTGGCTTCTGGAGCATGTTCCGGAGCCGGGCAGGGTGATCGTCGAGGCGCTCCGGGTTCTGAAACCTGGCGGCGAGCTCGTATTGACTGAAGTATCCAACGAATCCCTCAGATTCGATCCGCCGGTGCCAGAGATTGCCGCCTGGTGGGATGCGTTCAACCGTTACCAGCAGCAGGGAGGTGGCGACCCGTTTATCGGCCCCAAACTGGAAGGGTTCGCAAAGGCCGCCGGTGCTGTTGATGTCCGTTCTGAAGCACTACGGATGATCGATACCCGGCGGGATCCCGGCGAACGCCGGAAATGGGCAGTCTATCTTCAAGCCCTCTTATTGTCGGCCGCACCGGGAATGATTGCCGCCGGGCTGGTGTCTGAAGCGGACGCTCGCCTGGTGCGGGCGGCCTTTACCCGGGTGTCCAGCGATAGTTCTGTATCGTTTAGATACGATGCAACCCGGTTAGCCTGCCGCCGGGCCTCAGATTTTCTGCAAATAGCAAAGTAA
- a CDS encoding sigma-54-dependent Fis family transcriptional regulator → MGHTQQKGIKSEETRAGIASILVVEDDPAQRRLLERQIVEQGYYLVSAGSIAEAAAHLADKRFDVALVDVRLPDGSGLDLISRIRSLDGETQVIVMTAHGTMSMAIEALRLGAYDFLPKPYSIEKLRITVKNAVEHRRMSSELHTLRDTVRDRFETKSLIASSPAMGEVMRLVQRVAASSVNVFIHGESGTGKEVIARAIHFGGDRASGPFVAVNCGAIPENLLESELFGHEKGAFTGAVARHTGRFQEANGGTLFLDEIGEMPLSMQVKILRAIQEKEVHPVGASKPVKVEVRIISATHKNLEAECKAGRFREDLYYRLAMFPIALPPLRERLVDLPDLVQLILRKHSRANPYSAREGISPIVMEALRSYPWPGNIRELENVLARACIMANSPVIELGDLPAHFHGLVEGGMATVSAARGPAENTTQSGSREIFAFNKIYSYDTYEEEIFKNALRLARGNITRAARELGIGRVTMYRKMRRYGFSADLDGDDSGMESELVAAGSTAN, encoded by the coding sequence ATGGGCCACACACAGCAAAAGGGCATCAAGAGTGAAGAAACCCGGGCCGGGATTGCATCCATTCTGGTCGTGGAGGACGACCCGGCGCAGCGCCGACTTCTGGAGCGCCAGATTGTCGAGCAGGGGTATTACCTGGTGTCCGCCGGGTCGATTGCCGAAGCCGCTGCCCATCTCGCGGACAAGCGGTTCGACGTGGCGCTGGTGGACGTTCGGCTGCCTGATGGCTCGGGACTGGACCTGATCTCCCGGATCCGCAGTCTTGATGGCGAAACGCAGGTCATTGTCATGACCGCGCATGGCACCATGTCGATGGCCATCGAGGCTCTCCGTCTCGGTGCCTATGACTTCCTGCCCAAGCCGTACTCGATCGAGAAGCTCCGTATCACCGTCAAGAACGCCGTCGAGCATCGCCGGATGTCGTCGGAACTCCATACCCTCCGCGATACGGTGCGCGACCGGTTCGAGACGAAATCGCTCATTGCCAGCAGCCCGGCCATGGGAGAGGTGATGCGGCTGGTGCAGCGTGTGGCCGCCAGTTCGGTCAATGTTTTCATTCACGGCGAGTCCGGCACCGGCAAGGAAGTGATCGCCCGGGCGATCCATTTTGGCGGTGACCGCGCTTCGGGGCCGTTTGTCGCGGTCAACTGTGGCGCGATCCCCGAGAACCTGCTTGAGAGCGAACTGTTCGGCCACGAAAAGGGCGCCTTCACGGGGGCGGTAGCCCGCCACACAGGGCGGTTCCAGGAGGCAAACGGCGGCACGCTGTTCCTCGACGAAATCGGCGAGATGCCGCTCAGCATGCAGGTGAAGATCCTGCGGGCCATCCAGGAAAAGGAGGTCCACCCGGTCGGTGCGTCGAAGCCGGTCAAGGTTGAAGTGCGGATCATCTCTGCCACGCACAAGAACCTGGAGGCAGAATGCAAGGCAGGCCGGTTCCGTGAAGACCTCTACTACCGGCTGGCCATGTTCCCGATTGCACTGCCGCCGCTGCGTGAGCGGCTGGTGGATCTGCCTGACCTCGTTCAGCTCATTCTCCGCAAGCATTCCCGGGCGAATCCGTATTCGGCCCGTGAAGGGATTTCTCCCATCGTAATGGAAGCGCTCCGCAGCTATCCATGGCCCGGCAATATCCGGGAACTGGAGAATGTGCTCGCCAGGGCCTGCATCATGGCCAACAGCCCGGTGATCGAACTGGGGGATCTCCCGGCCCATTTCCACGGACTTGTCGAGGGTGGCATGGCCACCGTTTCGGCGGCCAGGGGGCCTGCGGAAAATACAACCCAGTCCGGCTCCCGTGAGATCTTTGCGTTCAACAAAATATACTCCTATGACACTTACGAAGAGGAGATTTTCAAGAACGCGCTGCGGCTCGCCCGCGGGAACATTACCCGTGCGGCCCGCGAGCTCGGCATTGGCCGTGTCACCATGTACCGCAAGATGCGGCGCTATGGTTTCTCGGCCGATCTGGATGGCGACGATAGCGGGATGGAATCCGAACTGGTGGCCGCAGGATCAACCGCGAACTGA
- the mutL gene encoding DNA mismatch repair endonuclease MutL, which yields MPIIRLPDTVVSQIAAGEVVERPASALKELVENALDAGSTHLEIGLAAGGKELIRVSDNGRGIPLEELPVALERHATSKVRRVEDLHSITTFGFRGEALPSIASVSEFLIESRAAGAEVGGRIEVSGGVLSPVRPASRPPGTVVEVRNLFLPVPARRKFLKSETAELRRCCEVIDAVIFSREDVGLRVSHDGHESYNVPSRATLEDRAEVVWGRKLRGQLHSLDWEGMMQGSVPVRVSGLLSGPRQSSPAARSIFLMVNGRPIRDRALTAAVTQAYREVLVEQRYPFAVIRIELDPERVDVNVHPAKTEVRFQDPGAVFSAVHRAVKHLVESAPWNREGEKPLPLSPWKRQAGVQDSGQLQPPSLPQMPLSDGFAAFGYARRGSAAPAVVLEAQPEPAEPRKSRGRFGSLDVIGQVRNEFLLCQDGEALIVIDQHAAMERVAFERLRRRFDPDAKPASRQPLLVPETVELSRPELAAVVEGRAVLEKLGFEFEPFGPTTVLLRSVPAIFGRRQPSRLFLEIAGDLADEGVGGADREAIDQLCARMACHAVIRGPRPLSPEERQAFLDEMDEADFGAHCPHGRPVYFEIPFVEIERRFGKKV from the coding sequence ATGCCGATCATAAGACTGCCAGATACCGTTGTCAGCCAGATCGCCGCTGGCGAGGTGGTCGAGCGGCCGGCAAGCGCCCTGAAGGAACTGGTCGAGAATGCCCTCGATGCCGGGTCCACCCATCTCGAAATCGGACTGGCTGCGGGCGGGAAAGAACTTATCCGGGTCTCCGATAATGGCAGGGGGATTCCGCTGGAAGAACTACCGGTCGCGCTCGAACGGCATGCGACCAGCAAGGTGCGCCGGGTCGAGGATCTTCATTCGATCACGACGTTCGGTTTTCGCGGTGAGGCGCTTCCCTCCATTGCATCGGTTTCCGAGTTCCTGATCGAGAGCCGTGCCGCTGGCGCAGAAGTGGGCGGCAGGATAGAGGTCAGCGGCGGGGTACTTTCACCGGTAAGACCCGCTTCCCGGCCGCCTGGAACGGTGGTTGAGGTGCGTAACCTGTTTCTGCCGGTTCCGGCCCGGCGGAAGTTCCTGAAAAGCGAGACGGCGGAACTCCGGCGCTGCTGCGAAGTGATCGATGCGGTTATTTTCAGCAGGGAGGATGTGGGTCTCAGGGTCAGCCACGACGGCCACGAATCGTATAACGTCCCGTCCCGTGCGACACTTGAAGACCGTGCGGAAGTGGTATGGGGCAGGAAACTGCGTGGGCAGCTTCACTCTCTCGACTGGGAGGGAATGATGCAGGGGTCGGTACCGGTCCGGGTATCGGGGCTTCTTTCCGGGCCCCGGCAGTCCAGCCCGGCGGCGCGCAGCATCTTCCTCATGGTGAACGGCAGGCCCATCCGGGACCGGGCGCTCACTGCGGCCGTGACACAGGCTTACCGCGAGGTACTCGTTGAGCAGCGTTACCCCTTTGCCGTGATCCGGATCGAACTGGACCCGGAACGTGTCGATGTGAATGTTCATCCGGCCAAGACCGAAGTCCGGTTTCAGGATCCGGGCGCGGTCTTTTCGGCTGTTCACCGGGCGGTAAAGCACCTTGTCGAATCGGCTCCGTGGAACCGCGAAGGGGAGAAGCCGCTGCCTCTCTCGCCATGGAAAAGGCAGGCCGGGGTTCAGGACAGCGGGCAGTTGCAGCCGCCATCACTGCCCCAGATGCCGTTATCTGACGGCTTCGCGGCCTTCGGATACGCCCGCCGGGGAAGCGCCGCTCCGGCAGTGGTGCTGGAAGCGCAGCCGGAACCCGCAGAGCCCCGCAAGTCCAGGGGGCGGTTCGGTTCGCTCGACGTGATCGGGCAGGTCCGGAATGAATTCCTGCTCTGCCAGGACGGAGAAGCGCTCATTGTCATTGACCAGCACGCGGCGATGGAGCGGGTCGCATTCGAACGTCTCCGCCGGCGTTTCGATCCGGATGCAAAACCGGCATCCAGGCAACCGCTGCTCGTTCCGGAGACTGTCGAACTGTCGCGCCCGGAACTGGCGGCCGTGGTGGAAGGGCGGGCCGTACTGGAAAAGCTCGGTTTCGAGTTCGAACCGTTCGGTCCTACGACGGTCCTGCTCCGGTCGGTCCCGGCGATCTTTGGTCGCCGTCAGCCATCGAGGCTTTTTCTCGAAATTGCGGGCGACCTTGCCGACGAAGGGGTGGGGGGGGCTGACCGCGAAGCCATCGACCAGCTTTGTGCCCGCATGGCCTGCCACGCCGTGATCCGTGGTCCGAGGCCGCTTTCCCCGGAGGAACGGCAGGCTTTTCTGGACGAGATGGACGAGGCCGACTTCGGCGCCCACTGTCCCCATGGCCGCCCCGTTTACTTCGAGATACCGTTTGTCGAAATCGAGCGGCGCTTCGGGAAAAAGGTGTGA
- the miaA gene encoding tRNA (adenosine(37)-N6)-dimethylallyltransferase MiaA, which produces MTLRAAVISGPTAGGKSLLALTVARLAETRKKPAVEIVSADSVQVYAGFDIGSSKAPAAERASVPHHLVDIRDPKLGPAARYTAAEFLSDAVRTIGEISGRGHTPLVVGGSGLYLRALLKGLSGAPPVPEDVQAALEQEADERGLPALRAELETQDPVTAGIVKPGDRRRILRALGVFRVTGRPLGDWNREHGFRARPIEARVFVLSPPREELRRRIAVRTREMLERGLVSEVKNLLASGVPQDAPPFEAIGYKQVLKHLAEGAFRGPGELEAEITLRTQQYAKQQVTWWRSETDVEWVDPAAVSLEALAERFPV; this is translated from the coding sequence GTGACCTTAAGGGCGGCTGTCATCTCCGGCCCCACGGCGGGTGGGAAGTCGCTACTCGCGCTGACTGTGGCGCGGCTGGCGGAAACACGGAAGAAGCCTGCCGTCGAGATTGTCTCGGCTGATTCGGTGCAAGTCTATGCCGGATTCGACATCGGATCCTCCAAGGCTCCGGCGGCTGAACGGGCATCCGTTCCCCATCATCTGGTCGATATCCGCGATCCGAAGCTCGGCCCCGCTGCGCGCTATACGGCGGCAGAGTTTCTCTCCGATGCCGTCAGGACGATCGGCGAGATCAGTGGGCGGGGCCATACGCCGCTGGTGGTGGGCGGTTCGGGGCTTTACCTGAGAGCGCTTCTCAAGGGACTCTCCGGCGCGCCGCCCGTCCCGGAGGATGTGCAGGCGGCGCTGGAACAGGAGGCGGATGAGCGCGGACTCCCGGCGCTCCGGGCGGAACTGGAAACGCAGGATCCCGTTACCGCCGGGATCGTGAAACCGGGCGACCGGCGCCGGATCCTGCGGGCGCTCGGGGTGTTCAGGGTCACGGGTAGGCCGCTAGGCGACTGGAACCGGGAGCACGGCTTCAGGGCCCGGCCCATCGAGGCGCGGGTTTTCGTGCTTTCCCCGCCCCGCGAGGAACTCCGCCGCCGGATTGCGGTGAGAACCCGCGAGATGCTGGAGAGGGGCCTTGTGAGCGAGGTGAAGAACCTGCTCGCCAGCGGGGTGCCACAGGACGCGCCACCGTTCGAGGCGATCGGCTACAAGCAGGTTCTGAAACATCTTGCCGAAGGCGCCTTTAGGGGACCGGGCGAGCTGGAGGCAGAAATCACTCTCCGGACCCAGCAGTATGCCAAGCAGCAGGTTACCTGGTGGCGGAGCGAAACGGACGTGGAATGGGTGGACCCTGCGGCCGTGAGCCTGGAAGCACTGGCGGAGAGGTTCCCCGTCTGA
- the pheA gene encoding prephenate dehydratase, with translation MPAKRSGSRKEQRTGANASGPKNGVLDGLRREIDAIDDQVLALLNARGRVVQKVGEYKREQATHIHVPERERLVLDRLFRQNTGPLSNRAIEAIYREIFSAAISLEREIRAAYLGPEGTFSHLAALRYFGSSAGYLPQPAIDDVFRAVEQQRADYGLVPLENSTEGTVTYTFDRFVDTPVKICAETYVEIHHHLLSTTGDSGKIRHIYSFSQPFAQCRQWLARNMPGIEIRPATSSANAAELAAGDPKAAAIASELAADLYGLKYAARRIEDLSQNETRFAVIGLQETKPTGRDKTTLVCSVKDEPGILFRLLQPAARAKINLSKIESRPSRTRKWESVFFFDLMGHAHDPKVSRVLSQMRACCQLFRVLGSYPAAR, from the coding sequence GTGCCAGCGAAACGTTCAGGGAGCAGGAAGGAACAGAGAACCGGCGCGAATGCTTCGGGGCCGAAAAATGGCGTGCTGGACGGCCTGCGACGCGAGATCGACGCCATTGACGATCAGGTTCTTGCGCTCCTGAATGCCCGGGGACGGGTGGTCCAGAAGGTCGGCGAATACAAGCGCGAGCAGGCAACCCATATACACGTGCCCGAGCGGGAGCGTCTGGTCCTGGATCGGCTTTTCCGGCAGAACACGGGGCCACTGTCGAACCGCGCCATTGAGGCCATTTACCGGGAGATATTTTCGGCGGCGATCTCGCTGGAGCGGGAAATCAGGGCGGCCTATCTCGGGCCGGAGGGGACATTCTCCCACCTGGCGGCCCTCAGGTACTTCGGTTCGTCGGCGGGCTACTTGCCGCAGCCGGCAATTGATGATGTGTTCCGGGCTGTCGAACAGCAGCGCGCCGACTATGGACTTGTGCCCCTGGAAAACTCCACCGAGGGAACCGTCACCTATACGTTCGACCGGTTTGTCGATACGCCGGTGAAAATATGTGCCGAGACCTACGTCGAGATACATCACCACCTGCTGTCGACAACGGGCGATTCCGGAAAGATCCGCCACATCTATTCGTTCTCGCAGCCGTTCGCGCAGTGCCGCCAGTGGCTCGCCAGGAACATGCCCGGTATCGAGATCCGGCCGGCGACGAGCAGCGCGAACGCTGCCGAGCTGGCCGCCGGTGACCCGAAGGCGGCGGCCATTGCCAGCGAACTGGCGGCCGATCTCTACGGACTGAAATATGCCGCCCGCCGGATTGAAGACCTGAGCCAGAACGAGACCCGGTTCGCCGTGATCGGCCTGCAGGAGACAAAACCCACTGGCCGGGACAAGACGACGCTCGTCTGTTCGGTGAAGGATGAACCCGGCATCCTGTTTCGGCTTCTGCAACCCGCCGCCCGTGCGAAGATCAATCTTTCCAAGATCGAGAGCCGGCCCTCGCGTACCCGCAAATGGGAATCGGTCTTTTTCTTCGACCTGATGGGCCACGCCCATGACCCGAAGGTGTCCCGCGTACTTTCCCAGATGCGCGCCTGCTGCCAGCTCTTCCGGGTGCTGGGCAGTTATCCCGCTGCCCGGTAG
- a CDS encoding histidinol-phosphate transaminase — MPPVCPTGTPVLREAARRGASPPRGDISVIEIPKNISELLPYVPGKPVEELERELGLQEIIKLASNENPLGGSPKGVEAARRALESVQLYPDGSGYRLKQKLATLHQVAPEQIVLGNGSNDVIEIAARTLLTPGTTAVMFRHAFVVYPLVTGAAGAGLIEVPVEDRGGFRQEMDRLLAAIRPDTRIVFLANPNNPTGSMVGRTDFDAFVAKLPPHVLLLVDEAYAEYVTDSDYPDPWPLVRSGCENILVTRTFSKIYGLAGLRAGYGVTSARLAGFLERVRQPFNVNSCALAAAEAALDDTGFVRRSRDLNTRGLQMLRDGCKRLGLEATPSWANFVLVRIPRPPKAVYEAMLREGVIVRPVGVYGLDEHLRISVGEADQNIRCLKVLEEVLKRV; from the coding sequence ATGCCACCCGTTTGCCCCACCGGTACCCCCGTGCTACGCGAGGCTGCCCGGAGGGGCGCCTCCCCGCCGCGGGGCGATATATCCGTGATCGAAATTCCCAAAAATATCAGTGAGTTGTTGCCCTACGTTCCAGGCAAGCCGGTCGAGGAACTGGAACGCGAACTGGGCCTCCAGGAGATCATCAAGCTGGCCTCCAATGAGAACCCCCTGGGGGGTTCACCCAAGGGGGTGGAAGCTGCCCGGCGGGCGCTGGAATCGGTTCAGCTTTACCCGGACGGTTCGGGCTACCGGCTGAAGCAGAAACTGGCAACCCTTCATCAGGTTGCGCCGGAACAGATCGTCCTGGGGAACGGCTCCAATGACGTTATCGAAATCGCCGCCCGGACGCTGCTCACCCCCGGCACGACAGCGGTCATGTTCCGCCATGCCTTTGTCGTCTATCCGCTGGTGACCGGGGCTGCCGGTGCCGGACTGATTGAGGTTCCGGTCGAAGATCGAGGCGGTTTCCGGCAGGAGATGGACCGGCTTTTGGCGGCGATCCGGCCGGACACGCGGATCGTTTTTCTGGCAAATCCCAACAACCCGACCGGTTCAATGGTGGGCCGGACGGACTTCGATGCTTTCGTGGCGAAACTGCCGCCTCACGTGCTGCTGCTCGTCGATGAGGCATATGCCGAATACGTCACCGATTCCGACTACCCCGATCCCTGGCCGCTGGTCCGGTCTGGCTGCGAAAACATCCTCGTGACGCGGACGTTTTCCAAGATATACGGACTCGCGGGTCTCAGGGCGGGCTATGGCGTGACCAGCGCAAGACTCGCCGGATTTCTGGAGCGGGTCCGGCAGCCGTTCAACGTAAACTCCTGCGCACTGGCGGCCGCCGAGGCTGCCCTGGACGATACGGGGTTTGTGCGCCGCTCCCGTGACCTCAATACCCGCGGGCTCCAGATGCTCCGCGACGGATGCAAGCGGCTGGGGCTGGAAGCCACGCCTTCATGGGCCAATTTCGTGCTGGTCCGTATTCCCCGCCCGCCGAAAGCCGTGTATGAGGCGATGCTGAGGGAAGGGGTGATCGTCCGGCCCGTGGGGGTCTACGGACTGGACGAACATCTCCGGATCAGCGTGGGCGAAGCGGACCAGAATATCCGCTGCCTGAAGGTTCTCGAAGAGGTGCTGAAGCGTGTTTGA
- a CDS encoding prephenate dehydrogenase/arogenate dehydrogenase family protein, whose product MFERALIVGVGLMGGSLGMAIRRKGLAKTVVGLGRSADKLRRAKELGAIDEYGTGIGDVADGCDLVVMCTPVELIPDLAFDVAGDRVFPGCVFTDVGSVKGNLCAYLDKRMPAHTPFVGSHPIAGAAEAGVEHARADLYDGHVCIITPTPATDAAAKSKITDFWKRIGMRVEEMSPAEHDAVLASISHLPHMIAYALFDAALEADKIRAGALQMAAGGLKDTTRIAQSPGALWARLLTENRDEVMKSLGRFEQSLGEIRRLVEAGDIGALSAHLEQIAASRRKLGSS is encoded by the coding sequence GTGTTTGAACGGGCGCTCATCGTGGGCGTGGGCCTCATGGGCGGATCGCTGGGGATGGCGATTCGCCGCAAGGGTCTGGCGAAGACCGTCGTGGGGCTGGGCCGTTCAGCCGACAAGCTCAGGCGCGCGAAGGAACTGGGCGCCATCGACGAATACGGAACCGGGATCGGAGACGTGGCCGACGGCTGCGATCTCGTCGTCATGTGCACACCGGTTGAACTGATACCCGATCTTGCCTTCGATGTGGCGGGCGACCGCGTGTTCCCTGGCTGCGTCTTTACCGATGTGGGCTCGGTAAAGGGGAACCTGTGCGCGTATCTCGACAAGCGGATGCCCGCGCACACCCCGTTCGTGGGTTCGCACCCGATCGCCGGGGCGGCCGAGGCGGGCGTCGAACATGCCCGGGCTGATCTCTATGACGGCCACGTCTGCATCATCACGCCGACACCCGCCACCGACGCCGCCGCCAAGTCGAAGATTACCGATTTCTGGAAGCGGATCGGCATGCGGGTCGAGGAGATGAGTCCGGCCGAGCACGACGCCGTGCTGGCCTCGATCAGCCACCTGCCGCACATGATCGCCTATGCACTGTTCGATGCCGCCCTGGAAGCCGATAAAATACGTGCGGGCGCGCTCCAGATGGCGGCCGGGGGCCTCAAGGACACCACCCGGATCGCCCAGAGCCCCGGCGCCCTGTGGGCAAGGCTGCTCACCGAGAACCGTGATGAGGTGATGAAATCCCTTGGACGGTTCGAGCAATCGCTGGGGGAAATCCGCAGGCTCGTGGAGGCCGGAGATATCGGCGCCCTCTCGGCCCATCTGGAGCAGATCGCTGCCAGCCGCCGCAAGCTGGGGTCGTCATGA
- the aroA gene encoding 3-phosphoshikimate 1-carboxyvinyltransferase, with translation MSSVTLKPVSKVRGEIALPGDKSVSHRSMMFGSLADGVTEVDNFLESEDCIATRRAFELMGVRIETPGPGRVTVHGAGVDGLREPAQTIDVGNSGTSIRLLTGILAGQHFRSRLDGDVSIRRRPMKRVVEPLRKMGAIITGENDGQNAPLVVGPLPAGVSLTGIDHVSSVASAQVKSAILLAGLFASGVTSVSEPAVSRDHTERMFAHFGVKLKRSGKKVSIAGGQRLKAAPVTVPGDISSAAFFLVAGLLAGEGELVLKNVGVNPTRDGILAALERMGALIERLDERVQCGEPVATLRVRPAKLKDAQIGGALIPRLIDEVPALAVAAAFAHGQTVIKNAEELRVKESDRIATMAEGLREAGIKVQETNEGMKIFGDPSHRVKATRFKSHGDHRVAMSLSLLSLRADEPIEIDDTDCVATSFPGFFRLFGEVTSA, from the coding sequence ATGAGCTCGGTCACGCTCAAGCCGGTATCGAAGGTCCGCGGCGAAATCGCGCTGCCAGGGGACAAGTCGGTTTCCCACCGGTCGATGATGTTCGGTTCGCTGGCCGACGGGGTGACCGAGGTGGATAATTTCCTCGAATCCGAGGACTGCATTGCCACCCGTCGAGCCTTTGAGCTCATGGGAGTGCGGATTGAAACCCCCGGTCCCGGCCGCGTGACGGTGCATGGAGCCGGCGTTGATGGCTTGAGAGAACCAGCCCAGACCATTGACGTGGGAAACTCCGGGACGTCGATCCGGCTGCTTACCGGAATACTCGCCGGGCAGCATTTCCGCTCACGCCTCGATGGCGATGTGTCGATCCGCCGCCGTCCGATGAAGCGGGTTGTTGAGCCCCTGAGAAAAATGGGCGCCATCATCACGGGGGAAAACGACGGCCAGAATGCACCGCTTGTGGTCGGCCCCCTGCCGGCGGGAGTCAGCCTCACCGGTATCGACCATGTTTCTTCAGTTGCGAGCGCGCAGGTGAAATCCGCGATTCTGCTTGCGGGGCTTTTTGCCAGTGGTGTTACCAGCGTGAGCGAGCCGGCGGTTTCACGGGACCATACCGAAAGGATGTTTGCCCACTTCGGGGTCAAGCTGAAGCGTTCGGGGAAAAAGGTCTCCATTGCCGGAGGGCAGCGGCTTAAGGCCGCCCCGGTGACGGTGCCGGGGGACATATCTTCGGCCGCCTTTTTCCTGGTGGCGGGGCTTCTCGCAGGCGAGGGGGAACTGGTGCTGAAGAACGTCGGTGTGAACCCGACGCGCGACGGGATCCTGGCGGCACTGGAACGCATGGGCGCCCTGATCGAACGGCTGGACGAGCGGGTCCAGTGCGGAGAGCCGGTAGCCACCCTGAGGGTCCGTCCGGCAAAGCTCAAGGATGCACAGATCGGCGGCGCGCTCATTCCCCGCCTGATCGACGAGGTGCCGGCGCTGGCCGTGGCGGCAGCCTTCGCTCATGGCCAGACGGTGATCAAGAATGCCGAGGAACTCCGGGTGAAGGAGTCCGACCGGATCGCCACGATGGCCGAAGGGCTGCGCGAGGCAGGCATCAAGGTCCAGGAGACGAACGAAGGGATGAAAATATTCGGCGATCCGTCGCACCGGGTGAAGGCTACCCGGTTCAAATCCCACGGCGATCACCGGGTGGCAATGAGCCTGTCGCTGCTCTCGCTGCGCGCCGATGAGCCGATCGAAATCGACGATACGGACTGCGTGGCCACCTCATTCCCCGGCTTCTTCCGGCTGTTCGGGGAGGTCACTTCTGCGTGA
- the cmk gene encoding (d)CMP kinase codes for MSRRPVVAIDGPSGAGKSTVSKAVARRLGYVYMDTGAMYRAAALAAIRAGVDVADPVQVTKLAPALDIRLESGPDGLRTILGGEDVSSLIRTPEISMAASTISRHQPIRDRLTALQRRMGEKGGLVCEGRDMGTVVFPDSPAKFFLSASLEERARRRFRELREKGESVTLEATIEEMRRRDEQDSSRDIAPLKVAPGAVEIDSSSLTVDQVVEIILRRVDE; via the coding sequence GTGAGCCGCCGCCCTGTGGTCGCCATCGACGGCCCCTCCGGTGCCGGAAAGAGCACGGTCAGCAAGGCGGTCGCCCGGCGGCTGGGGTATGTCTACATGGATACGGGCGCCATGTACCGGGCGGCTGCTCTGGCAGCGATCCGGGCCGGTGTGGATGTGGCCGATCCCGTGCAGGTAACGAAACTGGCCCCTGCTCTCGATATCCGTCTTGAGTCCGGACCAGACGGCCTTCGGACGATTCTGGGTGGAGAAGATGTGTCCAGCCTGATCCGGACCCCGGAAATCAGCATGGCAGCCTCCACAATCAGCAGGCACCAGCCGATTCGTGACCGCCTGACGGCTCTTCAGCGCCGGATGGGCGAAAAGGGCGGCCTTGTGTGCGAGGGGCGGGATATGGGGACAGTGGTGTTTCCCGACTCCCCGGCCAAGTTTTTCCTGTCAGCCTCTCTTGAAGAGCGGGCCCGCCGCCGTTTCCGCGAACTGAGGGAAAAGGGCGAATCCGTCACCCTGGAGGCAACGATTGAGGAAATGCGCCGCCGGGATGAGCAGGATTCCAGCCGGGACATCGCCCCGCTGAAGGTGGCCCCCGGTGCGGTCGAAATTGACTCCTCCAGCCTGACGGTGGATCAGGTCGTGGAAATCATTTTGCGACGGGTGGACGAGTAG